A single window of Methylobacterium nodulans ORS 2060 DNA harbors:
- a CDS encoding DUF485 domain-containing protein, which yields MSGLDTARILHNPKFRELVEQRTRFGWVLSGVMLGIYLGFILLVAFAKGFLALKIGAGVTSLGILLGLGVILAAFGLTGLYVQRANGRFDDLTRALARDLAR from the coding sequence ATGTCCGGCCTGGACACTGCGCGCATCCTGCACAACCCGAAGTTCCGCGAGCTGGTGGAGCAGCGGACGCGGTTCGGCTGGGTGCTCTCCGGCGTGATGCTGGGGATCTATCTCGGCTTCATCCTGCTGGTGGCCTTCGCCAAGGGCTTTCTCGCCCTGAAGATCGGCGCGGGCGTGACCTCGCTCGGCATCCTGCTCGGCCTCGGCGTGATCCTGGCGGCCTTCGGGCTCACCGGTCTGTATGTGCAGCGCGCCAACGGCCGCTTCGACGACCTCACCCGCGCCCTCGCCCGGGACCTCGCCCGATGA
- a CDS encoding cation acetate symporter, whose product MIRRGLPLLLLLLAALAATAAAAAGPDLGAVQKQGLNWTAIGMFLLFVLGTLGITYRAAAQTRSAADFYAAGGGISAGQNALAIAGDYMSAASFLGISGLVFASGFDGLIYSIGFLVGWPIVLFLIAERLRNLGKFTFADVASFRLDQTRIRLLSATGTLVVVAFYLIAQMVGAGKLIQLLFGLDYLYAVVLVGLLMIVYVAFGGMKATTWVQIIKACLLLAGASFMAAAVLWRYGFNPEALFAAAVQEHPQHDAIMAPGGLVSDPISALSLGLGLMFGTAGLPHILMRFFTVADARAARKSVFYATGLIAYFYILTFIIGFGAITFLMSDPGYFKPGPEGAYDRVAGLIGGTNMAAIHLANATGGALFLGFISAVAFATILAVVAGLTLAGASAVSHDLYAQVLARGRTSEQQEVRLSKLAAVAIGLVAIGLGYVFENQNVAFMVGLAFAVAASCNFPVLAMSILWKGTTTTGALVGGLIGLVSAVVMVVLSKAVWVATLGFATALFPYDNPALFSMPVAFLAIWAVSSLDASARARRERDSFEAQYVRSETGIGAAAAHAH is encoded by the coding sequence ATGATCCGCCGCGGCCTGCCCCTCCTTCTTCTCCTCCTGGCGGCGCTCGCCGCCACCGCCGCCGCGGCGGCCGGGCCGGATCTCGGCGCCGTGCAGAAGCAGGGCCTGAACTGGACGGCGATCGGCATGTTCCTGCTGTTCGTGCTCGGCACGCTCGGCATCACCTACCGGGCCGCCGCCCAGACCCGCTCGGCGGCGGATTTCTACGCCGCCGGCGGCGGCATCTCGGCCGGCCAGAACGCGCTCGCCATCGCGGGCGACTACATGTCGGCGGCCTCGTTTCTGGGCATCTCGGGCCTGGTCTTCGCCTCGGGCTTCGACGGGCTGATCTACTCGATCGGCTTCCTGGTCGGCTGGCCGATCGTGCTGTTCCTGATCGCCGAGCGCCTGCGCAACCTGGGCAAGTTCACCTTCGCGGACGTGGCCTCGTTCCGGCTCGACCAGACCCGGATCCGCCTGCTGTCGGCCACCGGCACGCTGGTGGTGGTGGCCTTCTACCTGATCGCCCAGATGGTGGGCGCGGGCAAGCTGATCCAGCTGCTGTTTGGGCTCGACTACCTCTATGCGGTGGTGCTGGTCGGGCTGCTGATGATCGTCTACGTGGCCTTCGGCGGCATGAAGGCGACGACCTGGGTGCAGATCATCAAGGCCTGCCTGCTGTTGGCGGGGGCCAGCTTCATGGCGGCGGCGGTGCTGTGGCGCTACGGCTTCAACCCGGAGGCGCTGTTTGCGGCCGCGGTGCAGGAGCATCCCCAGCACGACGCCATCATGGCGCCGGGCGGGCTGGTCAGCGACCCGATCTCGGCCCTCTCGCTGGGCCTGGGGCTGATGTTCGGCACCGCCGGGCTGCCGCACATCCTGATGCGGTTCTTCACGGTGGCGGATGCGCGGGCGGCGCGCAAGTCGGTGTTCTACGCCACCGGCCTGATCGCCTATTTCTACATCCTGACCTTCATCATCGGGTTTGGGGCGATCACCTTCCTGATGAGCGATCCGGGCTACTTCAAGCCGGGGCCGGAGGGGGCCTACGACCGGGTGGCGGGGCTGATCGGCGGGACCAACATGGCGGCGATCCACCTGGCCAACGCCACCGGCGGGGCGCTGTTTCTGGGCTTCATCTCGGCGGTGGCGTTTGCGACCATCCTGGCGGTGGTGGCGGGCCTGACGCTGGCGGGGGCCTCGGCGGTGAGCCACGACCTCTACGCGCAGGTGCTGGCGCGGGGCCGGACCTCGGAGCAGCAGGAGGTGCGGCTGTCGAAGCTGGCGGCGGTGGCGATCGGGCTGGTGGCGATCGGGCTGGGCTACGTGTTCGAGAACCAGAACGTGGCCTTCATGGTGGGGCTGGCCTTCGCGGTGGCGGCGAGCTGCAACTTCCCGGTTCTGGCGATGTCGATCCTGTGGAAGGGGACGACCACGACCGGGGCGCTGGTGGGCGGGCTGATCGGGCTGGTGAGCGCGGTGGTGATGGTGGTGCTGTCGAAGGCGGTGTGGGTGGCGACGCTGGGGTTTGCGACGGCGCTGTTTCCGTACGACAACCCGGCGCTGTTCTCGATGCCCGTGGCCTTCCTGGCGATCTGGGCGGTGTCGTCGCTCGATGCCAGCGCCCGGGCGCGCCGGGAGCGCGACAGCTTCGAGGCGCAGTATGTCCGCTCCGAGACCGGCATCGGCGCCGCCGCCGCTCACGCCCATTGA
- the acs gene encoding acetate--CoA ligase: MNHRIVAVPDAVRARAHIDEAKYKAWYDASINDPEGFWREHGKRIDWFKPYTRVKETSFGPDNVSIRWFADGITNVAHNCIDRHLASRGDQVAIIWEGDDPADTRRITYRELHAQVGRMANVLRNRGVAKGDRVTIYLPMIPEAAVAMLACARLGAIHSVVFGGFSPDSLAGRIQGCASRLIITADEGLRGGRTVPLKANVDAAIARLPADSVDHVIVVRRTGGAVAMEPGRDVYYDAAAREVTEECPAAHVEAEHPLFLLYTSGSTGQPKGVVHTTGGYLVYAAMTHQYVFDYHEGDVYWCTADVGWVTGHSYIVYGPLANGATTLMFEGIPTYPSVARFWEVVDKHQVSIFYTAPTAIRSLMSAGAEPVQRTSRASLRILGSVGEPINPEAWEWYYRVVGEERCPIVDTWWQTETGGILISPLPGATPLKPGSATRPFFGVKPVVVDGDNRVLEGACEGNLCLDESWPGQMRTVWGDHARFVQTYFSTFPGRYFSGDGCRRDEDGDYWITGRVDDVINVSGHRMGTAEVESALVAHPQVSEAAVVGYPHSLKGQGIYAYVTLMQGVEPSEALRKELVAWVRREIGPIASPDLIQFAPGLPKTRSGKIMRRILRKIAEDDFAALGDTSTLADPAVVDDLIENRQNRAG, from the coding sequence ATGAACCATCGGATCGTCGCGGTGCCGGACGCGGTGCGTGCGCGGGCTCACATTGACGAAGCCAAGTACAAGGCGTGGTACGACGCCTCGATCAACGATCCGGAGGGGTTCTGGCGCGAGCACGGCAAGCGGATCGACTGGTTCAAGCCCTATACCAGGGTCAAGGAGACCAGCTTCGGACCCGACAACGTCTCCATCCGCTGGTTTGCCGACGGCATCACCAACGTCGCCCACAACTGCATCGACCGCCACCTCGCCAGCCGCGGCGACCAGGTCGCCATCATCTGGGAGGGCGACGATCCCGCCGACACCCGCCGCATCACCTACCGCGAGCTGCACGCCCAGGTCGGCCGCATGGCCAACGTCCTGCGCAACCGCGGCGTCGCCAAGGGCGACCGCGTCACCATCTACCTGCCCATGATCCCCGAAGCCGCCGTCGCCATGCTGGCCTGCGCCCGGCTCGGCGCCATCCATTCGGTGGTGTTCGGCGGCTTCTCCCCGGATTCCCTCGCCGGCCGCATCCAGGGCTGCGCCTCGCGCCTGATCATCACCGCCGACGAGGGCCTGCGCGGCGGCCGCACGGTCCCGCTCAAGGCCAATGTCGATGCGGCCATCGCCCGCCTGCCCGCCGACAGCGTCGACCATGTCATCGTGGTGCGCCGCACCGGCGGCGCCGTCGCCATGGAGCCGGGGCGCGACGTCTACTACGACGCCGCCGCCCGCGAGGTCACCGAGGAGTGCCCGGCCGCCCATGTCGAGGCCGAGCATCCGCTCTTCCTGCTCTACACCTCCGGCTCGACCGGCCAGCCCAAGGGCGTGGTCCACACCACCGGCGGCTATCTGGTCTATGCCGCCATGACCCACCAGTACGTCTTCGACTACCACGAGGGCGACGTCTACTGGTGCACCGCCGATGTCGGCTGGGTCACCGGGCACAGCTACATCGTCTACGGGCCGCTCGCCAACGGCGCCACCACCCTGATGTTCGAGGGCATCCCGACCTATCCGTCGGTCGCCCGGTTCTGGGAGGTGGTCGACAAGCACCAGGTCAGCATCTTCTACACCGCCCCGACCGCCATCCGCTCGCTGATGAGCGCCGGCGCGGAGCCGGTGCAGCGGACCTCGCGCGCCTCCCTGCGCATCCTCGGCTCGGTCGGCGAGCCGATCAACCCGGAGGCCTGGGAATGGTACTACCGGGTGGTCGGCGAGGAGCGCTGCCCGATCGTCGACACCTGGTGGCAGACCGAGACCGGCGGCATCCTGATCAGCCCGCTGCCCGGCGCCACCCCGCTCAAGCCCGGCTCGGCCACCCGGCCGTTCTTCGGCGTCAAGCCGGTGGTGGTCGACGGCGACAACCGGGTGCTGGAGGGTGCTTGCGAGGGCAATCTCTGCCTGGACGAGTCCTGGCCCGGCCAGATGCGCACCGTCTGGGGCGACCATGCGCGCTTCGTGCAGACCTATTTCTCGACCTTCCCGGGCCGCTACTTCTCGGGCGACGGCTGCCGGCGGGATGAGGATGGCGACTACTGGATCACCGGCCGGGTGGACGACGTCATCAACGTCTCGGGCCACCGGATGGGCACGGCGGAGGTCGAATCCGCCCTGGTGGCGCATCCGCAGGTCTCGGAGGCGGCGGTGGTGGGCTATCCCCACAGCCTCAAGGGCCAGGGCATCTACGCCTACGTGACGCTGATGCAGGGGGTGGAGCCCTCGGAGGCGCTGCGCAAGGAGCTGGTCGCCTGGGTGCGCCGGGAGATCGGCCCGATCGCCTCGCCCGACCTGATCCAGTTCGCCCCCGGCCTGCCCAAGACCCGCTCGGGCAAGATCATGCGCCGCATCCTGCGCAAGATCGCCGAGGACGATTTTGCCGCGCTCGGCGACACCTCGACCCTGGCGGATCCGGCGGTGGTCGACGACCTGATCGAGAACCGGCAGAACCGCGCCGGCTGA
- a CDS encoding acetyl-CoA C-acetyltransferase encodes MAEKQDIVIVGAARTPVGSFNGAFATLPAHELGAVAIRAALERAKVAPAEVDEVIFGQVLTAGAGQNPARQAAIAAGIPQEATAWGLNQLCGSGLRTVAIGMQQIANGDAKIIVAGGQESMSMAPHAQHLRGGQKMGDLALIDTMLKDGLMDAFNGYHMGNTAENIAQKWQLTREEQDAFATRSQNKAEAARKAGRFKAEIVPVPVKTRKGEVVVEADEYIREGATVEAMAKLRPAFAKEGTVTAGNASGINDGAAALVLMAAAEAERRGLTPLARIVSWATAGVDPKIMGTGPIPASRKALEKAGWSAAEIDLIEANEAFAAQALAVNKELGFDDAKVNVNGGAIAIGHPIGASGARVLVTLLHEMQRRDAKKGLATLCIGGGMGVAMCVER; translated from the coding sequence ATGGCAGAGAAGCAGGACATCGTCATCGTGGGTGCGGCGCGGACGCCGGTCGGCTCGTTCAACGGCGCCTTTGCGACCCTGCCGGCCCACGAGCTCGGGGCGGTGGCGATCCGGGCGGCGCTGGAGCGGGCCAAGGTGGCGCCGGCGGAGGTGGACGAGGTGATCTTCGGCCAGGTGCTGACCGCCGGGGCGGGCCAGAACCCGGCCCGCCAGGCGGCGATAGCGGCCGGGATCCCGCAGGAGGCGACCGCCTGGGGCCTCAACCAGCTCTGCGGCTCGGGCCTGCGCACGGTGGCGATCGGCATGCAGCAGATCGCCAACGGCGACGCCAAGATCATCGTGGCGGGCGGCCAGGAATCGATGTCGATGGCGCCGCATGCCCAGCATCTGCGCGGCGGCCAGAAGATGGGCGACCTGGCCCTGATCGACACGATGCTGAAGGACGGCCTGATGGACGCCTTCAACGGCTACCACATGGGCAACACGGCCGAGAACATCGCCCAGAAGTGGCAGCTCACGCGCGAGGAGCAGGACGCGTTTGCGACCCGCTCGCAGAACAAGGCCGAGGCGGCCCGCAAGGCGGGCCGGTTCAAGGCCGAGATCGTGCCGGTCCCGGTCAAGACCCGCAAGGGCGAGGTGGTGGTCGAGGCCGACGAGTACATCCGGGAGGGGGCGACCGTGGAGGCGATGGCCAAGCTGCGGCCGGCCTTCGCGAAGGAGGGCACGGTCACGGCCGGCAACGCCTCGGGGATCAACGACGGGGCGGCCGCGCTGGTGCTGATGGCGGCGGCGGAGGCCGAGCGGCGCGGCCTGACCCCGCTGGCGCGGATCGTCTCCTGGGCGACCGCGGGGGTGGACCCGAAGATCATGGGCACCGGCCCGATCCCGGCCTCGCGCAAGGCGCTGGAGAAGGCCGGCTGGAGCGCGGCGGAGATCGACCTGATCGAGGCCAACGAGGCCTTTGCGGCTCAGGCGCTGGCGGTGAACAAGGAGCTGGGCTTCGACGACGCCAAGGTCAACGTGAACGGCGGCGCCATTGCGATCGGGCATCCGATCGGCGCCTCGGGCGCCCGGGTGCTGGTGACGCTGCTGCACGAGATGCAGCGCCGCGACGCCAAGAAGGGGCTGGCCACCCTCTGCATCGGCGGCGGCATGGGCGTCGCCATGTGCGTGGAACGCTGA
- a CDS encoding MBL fold metallo-hydrolase, whose translation MPIQICVTCGTSFPDAPIPPERCPICDEERQYVPATGQSWTTPDALSATHSNAWRQREPDLFEIRTVPSFGIGQRAFLIRTPHGNMLWDCLALLDDATVALVRALGGLSSIAISHPHYYTTMQDWAAAFDAPVYLHARDREWVMRPDHRLLFWEEDERAVGTGLTLIRLGGHFPGGTVLHWQAGADRRGALMAGDILQVGADRRTVSFLWSYPNRFPLSGRTVARIASRLDGRRFERVYGAFGLHIERDGRAAVLRSADRYRELLAEEQP comes from the coding sequence ATGCCGATCCAGATCTGCGTCACCTGCGGGACGAGCTTCCCCGACGCGCCGATTCCGCCGGAGCGCTGCCCGATCTGCGACGAGGAACGGCAATACGTGCCGGCGACCGGCCAGTCCTGGACGACACCCGACGCCCTGTCCGCCACCCACAGCAATGCCTGGCGGCAGCGCGAACCGGACCTGTTCGAGATCAGGACGGTCCCGTCCTTCGGCATCGGGCAGCGCGCCTTCCTCATCCGGACGCCTCACGGCAACATGCTCTGGGACTGCCTCGCGCTCCTCGACGACGCCACCGTCGCGCTCGTCAGGGCGCTCGGCGGGCTTTCGTCGATCGCGATCTCGCACCCGCACTACTACACGACCATGCAGGACTGGGCGGCGGCCTTCGACGCCCCCGTCTATCTTCACGCGCGCGACCGTGAATGGGTGATGCGGCCCGACCACCGGCTCCTGTTCTGGGAGGAGGACGAACGCGCCGTCGGGACGGGCCTGACCCTGATCCGGCTCGGCGGCCATTTCCCCGGCGGGACCGTGCTGCATTGGCAGGCCGGCGCCGACCGGCGGGGCGCGCTCATGGCCGGCGACATCCTTCAGGTCGGGGCGGACCGCAGGACCGTGTCCTTCCTCTGGAGCTACCCGAACCGGTTTCCGCTCTCCGGCCGAACCGTGGCGCGGATCGCGTCGCGGCTCGACGGCCGGCGCTTCGAGCGCGTCTACGGTGCCTTCGGCCTTCATATCGAGAGGGACGGGCGTGCTGCCGTGCTCCGCTCCGCGGATCGCTACCGGGAGCTGCTGGCCGAGGAGCAGCCCTGA